The Clarias gariepinus isolate MV-2021 ecotype Netherlands chromosome 7, CGAR_prim_01v2, whole genome shotgun sequence genome includes a window with the following:
- the phaf1 gene encoding UPF0183 protein C16orf70 homolog isoform X1 has product MLDLEVVPERSLGNEQWEFALGMPLAQAITILQKHCRIIKNVQVLYSEQMPLSHDLILNLTQDGIKLLFDACNQRLKVIEVYDLSKVKLKYCGVHFNSQAIAPTIEQIDQSFGATHPGVYNAAEQLFHLNFRGLSFSFQLDSWSEAPKYEPNFAHGLASLQIPHGATVKRMYIYTGNNLQETKAPGMPLACFLGNVYAESVDALRDGTGPLGLKLRILTAGSGPGVLADAKVRAVERNIYFGDSCQDVLSALGSPHKVFYKSEDKMKIHSPSPHKQVPSKCNDYFFNYFTLGVDILFDSTTHLVKKFVLHTNYPGHYNFNIYHRCDFRIPLIIKKDGLDAQEEDCILTTYHKWDQVQELLGHPMEKPVVLHRSSSANNTNPFGSTFCYGLQRMIFEVMQNNHIASVTLYGAPRPASLPRAESSAH; this is encoded by the exons GAATGCCATTGGCCCAGGCCATCACCATCTTGCAGAAGCACTGCCGAATTATCAAGAATGTCCAGGTGCTCTACAGCGAACAA ATGCCACTCAGTCACGACCTCATACTCAACTTGACTCAGGATGGAATTAAACTACTGTTTGATGCCTGCAATCAGAGACTGAAG gttATTGAAGTGTATGACTTGAGCAAGGTGAAGCTGAAATACTG CGGAGTACATTTTAACTCTCAGGCAATAGCACCCACCATAGAGCAGATTGACCAGTCCTTTGGAGCTACTCATCCAGGAG TGTACAATGCTGCAGAACAGCTCTTCCATCTGAACTTCCGAGGTCTCTCATTCTCCTTCCAGTTAGACTCATGGAGCGAAGCCCCAAAATACGAG CCTAACTTTGCCCATGGCTTGGCCTCCCTGCAGATTCCTCATGGGGCTACAGTGAAGaggatgtacatttacactgGAAACAACCTTCAAGAAACAAA GGCTCCTGGAATGCCCCTGGCCTGTTTTCTCGGTAATGTGTATGCAGAGAGTGTGGATGCTCTGAGGGATGGAACAGGACCTCTGGGTCTCAAGCTGCGCATCCTCACTGCAG GCTCTGGCCCAGGAGTGTTGGCTGATGCAAAAGTGAGGGCAGTAGAGAGGAACATCTACTTTGGTGATTCGTGTCAGGATGTTCTGAGTGCTCTGGGCTCTCCGCATAAGGTTTTTTACAAGTCTGAGGACAAG ATGAAGATCCACTCTCCTTCTCCACACAAGCAAGTCCCGTCCAAGTGTAATGACTACTTCTTCAACTACTTCACCCTGGGAGTG GACATACTATTTGACTCCACAACCCACCTGGTGAAGAAGTTTGTTCTTCACACCAATTACCCTGGCCATTACAATTTCAACAT ATACCACAGATGTGATTTTAGGATCCCACTTATCATTAAAAAAG ATGGACTTGATGCTCAGGAGGAAGACTGTATCCTCACTACCTACCACAAG TGGGATCAGGTCCAGGAGTTGTTGGGACACCCTATGGAAAAACCAGTGGTGCTTCATAG GTCTTCATCTGCTAATAACACCAATCCCTTCGGATCGACCTTCTGCTACGGGCTGCAGAGGATGATCTTCGag GTGATGCAGAATAACCACATAGCATCCGTGACCCTGTACGGAGCCCCCCGTCCTGCCAGCCTTCCACGTGCCGAGTCAAGCGCTCACTGA
- the phaf1 gene encoding UPF0183 protein C16orf70 homolog isoform X2: protein MLDLEVVPERSLGNEQWEFALGMPLAQAITILQKHCRIIKNVQVLYSEQMPLSHDLILNLTQDGIKLLFDACNQRLKVIEVYDLSKVKLKYCGVHFNSQAIAPTIEQIDQSFGATHPGVYNAAEQLFHLNFRGLSFSFQLDSWSEAPKYEPNFAHGLASLQIPHGATVKRMYIYTGNNLQETKAPGMPLACFLGNVYAESVDALRDGTGPLGLKLRILTAGVLADAKVRAVERNIYFGDSCQDVLSALGSPHKVFYKSEDKMKIHSPSPHKQVPSKCNDYFFNYFTLGVDILFDSTTHLVKKFVLHTNYPGHYNFNIYHRCDFRIPLIIKKDGLDAQEEDCILTTYHKWDQVQELLGHPMEKPVVLHRSSSANNTNPFGSTFCYGLQRMIFEVMQNNHIASVTLYGAPRPASLPRAESSAH, encoded by the exons GAATGCCATTGGCCCAGGCCATCACCATCTTGCAGAAGCACTGCCGAATTATCAAGAATGTCCAGGTGCTCTACAGCGAACAA ATGCCACTCAGTCACGACCTCATACTCAACTTGACTCAGGATGGAATTAAACTACTGTTTGATGCCTGCAATCAGAGACTGAAG gttATTGAAGTGTATGACTTGAGCAAGGTGAAGCTGAAATACTG CGGAGTACATTTTAACTCTCAGGCAATAGCACCCACCATAGAGCAGATTGACCAGTCCTTTGGAGCTACTCATCCAGGAG TGTACAATGCTGCAGAACAGCTCTTCCATCTGAACTTCCGAGGTCTCTCATTCTCCTTCCAGTTAGACTCATGGAGCGAAGCCCCAAAATACGAG CCTAACTTTGCCCATGGCTTGGCCTCCCTGCAGATTCCTCATGGGGCTACAGTGAAGaggatgtacatttacactgGAAACAACCTTCAAGAAACAAA GGCTCCTGGAATGCCCCTGGCCTGTTTTCTCGGTAATGTGTATGCAGAGAGTGTGGATGCTCTGAGGGATGGAACAGGACCTCTGGGTCTCAAGCTGCGCATCCTCACTGCAG GAGTGTTGGCTGATGCAAAAGTGAGGGCAGTAGAGAGGAACATCTACTTTGGTGATTCGTGTCAGGATGTTCTGAGTGCTCTGGGCTCTCCGCATAAGGTTTTTTACAAGTCTGAGGACAAG ATGAAGATCCACTCTCCTTCTCCACACAAGCAAGTCCCGTCCAAGTGTAATGACTACTTCTTCAACTACTTCACCCTGGGAGTG GACATACTATTTGACTCCACAACCCACCTGGTGAAGAAGTTTGTTCTTCACACCAATTACCCTGGCCATTACAATTTCAACAT ATACCACAGATGTGATTTTAGGATCCCACTTATCATTAAAAAAG ATGGACTTGATGCTCAGGAGGAAGACTGTATCCTCACTACCTACCACAAG TGGGATCAGGTCCAGGAGTTGTTGGGACACCCTATGGAAAAACCAGTGGTGCTTCATAG GTCTTCATCTGCTAATAACACCAATCCCTTCGGATCGACCTTCTGCTACGGGCTGCAGAGGATGATCTTCGag GTGATGCAGAATAACCACATAGCATCCGTGACCCTGTACGGAGCCCCCCGTCCTGCCAGCCTTCCACGTGCCGAGTCAAGCGCTCACTGA
- the phaf1 gene encoding UPF0183 protein C16orf70 homolog isoform X3 gives MLDLEVVPERSLGNEQWEFALGMPLAQAITILQKHCRIIKNVQVLYSEQMPLSHDLILNLTQDGIKLLFDACNQRLKVIEVYDLSKVKLKYCGVHFNSQAIAPTIEQIDQSFGATHPGVYNAAEQLFHLNFRGLSFSFQLDSWSEAPKYEIPHGATVKRMYIYTGNNLQETKAPGMPLACFLGNVYAESVDALRDGTGPLGLKLRILTAGSGPGVLADAKVRAVERNIYFGDSCQDVLSALGSPHKVFYKSEDKMKIHSPSPHKQVPSKCNDYFFNYFTLGVDILFDSTTHLVKKFVLHTNYPGHYNFNIYHRCDFRIPLIIKKDGLDAQEEDCILTTYHKWDQVQELLGHPMEKPVVLHRSSSANNTNPFGSTFCYGLQRMIFEVMQNNHIASVTLYGAPRPASLPRAESSAH, from the exons GAATGCCATTGGCCCAGGCCATCACCATCTTGCAGAAGCACTGCCGAATTATCAAGAATGTCCAGGTGCTCTACAGCGAACAA ATGCCACTCAGTCACGACCTCATACTCAACTTGACTCAGGATGGAATTAAACTACTGTTTGATGCCTGCAATCAGAGACTGAAG gttATTGAAGTGTATGACTTGAGCAAGGTGAAGCTGAAATACTG CGGAGTACATTTTAACTCTCAGGCAATAGCACCCACCATAGAGCAGATTGACCAGTCCTTTGGAGCTACTCATCCAGGAG TGTACAATGCTGCAGAACAGCTCTTCCATCTGAACTTCCGAGGTCTCTCATTCTCCTTCCAGTTAGACTCATGGAGCGAAGCCCCAAAATACGAG ATTCCTCATGGGGCTACAGTGAAGaggatgtacatttacactgGAAACAACCTTCAAGAAACAAA GGCTCCTGGAATGCCCCTGGCCTGTTTTCTCGGTAATGTGTATGCAGAGAGTGTGGATGCTCTGAGGGATGGAACAGGACCTCTGGGTCTCAAGCTGCGCATCCTCACTGCAG GCTCTGGCCCAGGAGTGTTGGCTGATGCAAAAGTGAGGGCAGTAGAGAGGAACATCTACTTTGGTGATTCGTGTCAGGATGTTCTGAGTGCTCTGGGCTCTCCGCATAAGGTTTTTTACAAGTCTGAGGACAAG ATGAAGATCCACTCTCCTTCTCCACACAAGCAAGTCCCGTCCAAGTGTAATGACTACTTCTTCAACTACTTCACCCTGGGAGTG GACATACTATTTGACTCCACAACCCACCTGGTGAAGAAGTTTGTTCTTCACACCAATTACCCTGGCCATTACAATTTCAACAT ATACCACAGATGTGATTTTAGGATCCCACTTATCATTAAAAAAG ATGGACTTGATGCTCAGGAGGAAGACTGTATCCTCACTACCTACCACAAG TGGGATCAGGTCCAGGAGTTGTTGGGACACCCTATGGAAAAACCAGTGGTGCTTCATAG GTCTTCATCTGCTAATAACACCAATCCCTTCGGATCGACCTTCTGCTACGGGCTGCAGAGGATGATCTTCGag GTGATGCAGAATAACCACATAGCATCCGTGACCCTGTACGGAGCCCCCCGTCCTGCCAGCCTTCCACGTGCCGAGTCAAGCGCTCACTGA
- the b3gnt9 gene encoding UDP-GlcNAc:betaGal beta-1,3-N-acetylglucosaminyltransferase 9, with product MLTEQSKKKQLVNPWGSAFDTMRRIHIKGDVLCTLILVVLLCILWYVHQSLKPTWGTLRIEHGSSSSRALLGAPTKGISPPSQTPYLLHCDQESTLQAQTKSKQQNKFKNQVKSKKKQGKKKTTAKTTTVPTLPQFDFEDYLLKKDQRQFKMLIDQPEKCKGPEGAPYLLIAIKSVAVDFDKRQVVRQTWGKEGVTHKRMNIMTVFLLGVPQNITALPLWDRLLAYESHMFKDILLWDFEDTFFNLTLKETHFLQWVNSSCSNVQFIFKGDSDVFVNIENVLEMLDDKAANEDLFVGDIIFHAKPIRRRNSKYYVPEFIYGQGIYPSYAGGGGFVMSGHTALRLHLACKEVELFPIDDVFLGMCLLRIGLKPSRHEGFRTFGIVRPSAAPHLQVFDPCFYRELMVVHSLNVPQIWLMWNLLHDPSVHCHTNQIHTAEPFQWIKNTPEQTKTEDSSKADYDMQVFLKD from the coding sequence ATGCTTACTGAGCAATCCAAAAAGAAGCAGCTTGTTAACCCTTGGGGTTCAGCGTTTGACACAATGAGAAGAATCCACATAAAGGGGGATGTGCTTTGCACCCTCATCCTGGTGGTACTTCTCTGCATACTGTGGTATGTCCACCAGAGTTTAAAACCAACCTGGGGGACTTTGCGTATCGAGCACGGCTCTAGCAGCTCTCGGGCACTTCTTGGAGCACCAACAAAAGGAATCTCGCCACCCTCTCAAACACCTTATTTACTTCACTGTGATCAAGAGTCTACACTCCAGGCACAAACCAAATCTAAACAacagaataaatttaaaaaccaaGTCAAATCGAAGAAAAAacaagggaagaaaaaaacaacagccaAAACTACTACTGTACCCACTCTTCCTCAGTTTGACTTTGAGGATTACCTTCTCAAAAAGGACCAGCGGCAGTTTAAGATGCTGATTGACCAGCCAGAGAAATGTAAAGGACCTGAAGGTGCACCATATTTGCTGATTGccataaaatcagtagcagtaGACTTTGACAAGCGTCAGGTTGTGCGACAAACCTGGGGCAAAGAAGGTGTAACCCACAAAAGGATGAACATCATGACTGTATTTCTTCTTGGAGTGCCACAGAACATTACAGCGCTTCCCTTGTGGGACAGGTTGTTGGCATACGAGAGCCATATGTTCAAGGATATTCTGCTCTGGGACTTCGAAGACACATTCTTTAATCTGACACTTAAAGAAACACACTTCCTCCAGTGGGTCAATTCAAGCTGTTCGAACgtgcagtttatttttaaaggtgacTCAGACGTCTTTGTAAACATCGAGAACGTTCTGGAAATGCTTGACGATAAAGCGGCTAACGAGGATCTTTTTGTCGGCGACATCATCTTCCATGCGAAACCGATTCGCAGACGCAACAGTAAATATTATGTGCCCGAATTTATATACGGCCAGGGGATTTATCCTTCTTACGCAGGAGGCGGAGGTTTTGTCATGTCAGGCCACACTGCCCTTAGACTGCATTTGGCCTGCAAGGAAGTTGAGCTCTTTCCCATAGACGATGTCTTCCTGGGAATGTGCCTGCTCAGGATCGGTCTTAAGCCGAGCCGCCACGAGGGTTTCCGTACCTTCGGAATCGTGCGTCCTTCAGCAGCACCGCACCTGCAGGTGTTTGACCCATGTTTCTACCGAGAGCTGATGGTTGTGCACAGCCTGAATGTGCCGCAGATCTGGCTTATGTGGAATCTCCTACATGATCCCAGCGTACACTGTCATACTAATCAAATTCATACAGCTGAACCCTTCCAGTGGATAAAGAACACACCTGAACAGACTAAGACTGAGGATTCGAGTAAAGCTGACTATGATATGCAAGTGTTTTTAAAGGACTGA